From Woronichinia naegeliana WA131, the proteins below share one genomic window:
- a CDS encoding Uma2 family endonuclease, with protein MVQTKPKPLTLSEFLQIPETKPASEFINGNIIQKPMQKGRHSRLQAQLCATINQVTEPAKIAYAFPELRCSFGDRSIVPDVAIFSWKNIPFTDRGEIPDNFNIAPNWVIEILSPDQRPNKVLGNLLYCLDHGTKLGWFIDPDDFSILVVRPQIQPILCEGITSLPMLENIPLQLTVEQIFNWLKMN; from the coding sequence ATGGTACAAACAAAACCTAAACCGCTAACACTGTCGGAATTTTTACAAATACCAGAAACTAAACCTGCCAGTGAATTTATTAATGGCAATATTATCCAAAAACCAATGCAGAAAGGAAGACATAGCCGATTACAAGCTCAATTATGTGCCACGATTAATCAAGTCACTGAACCCGCTAAAATTGCCTATGCTTTTCCAGAATTACGCTGTAGTTTTGGCGATCGCTCTATTGTTCCTGATGTGGCCATTTTTAGCTGGAAAAACATTCCTTTTACAGACAGAGGAGAAATTCCTGATAACTTTAATATCGCGCCCAATTGGGTCATTGAAATTTTATCTCCCGATCAACGCCCTAACAAAGTATTAGGTAACTTGCTTTATTGTTTGGATCATGGCACAAAATTAGGTTGGTTTATTGATCCCGATGATTTCAGTATTTTAGTGGTTCGTCCGCAAATACAGCCTATTTTATGCGAAGGAATTACCTCTTTACCGATGTTAGAAAATATTCCTTTACAGTTAACGGTTGAACAAATTTTTAACTGGCTAAAAATGAATTAG